GTCATCTCCGTGGTGCCGACGGAGATTGCTGAAACGACCGAGTTCAACGGGCGCATTGAAGCCGTTGACCGGGTTAACATCGTTGCGCGTGTTTCCGCTTTTCTCGAACAGCAGCTCTTTACCGAAGGAGCGGAGGTCAGGAAGGGCGATCTGCTGTTTCGTCTGGAGCGACCTCCCTATGAGGCGGATGTAGAAGCAAAGCGAGCGGCGGTTGCACAGGCCGAAGCCCAGCTCGAGAATTCCAATCTCGCTTTCGAGCGGGCCGACCAGTTGCGGCGATCCGGATCCGGCTCGCAAAGCACGTTCGACAATGCGGTTGCGGCGCAACGGACTGCCGCAGCCCAGGTCCGCTCGGCAAAAGCGGCGCTGACAGCCTCCGAGATCAGTCTCGATTACACGGAGATCCGATCGCCGGTTAACGGCCGCATCGGGCGCAGCTCGATGACGGTCGGGAACGTCGTAACGCCTTCGTCCGGGACCTTGGCGACGGTGGTCAGCCAGGATCCGATGTATGTCGCCTTCCCGGTTCCGACCCGCAAGCTGATCGAACTGCAGCAGAAACATGTCGCTGAGGGTGGGGCGGCCAAAGCCCTGCGACTACGGCTTCGCCTGCCTGACGGGCGTCTGTACGACCGGGAAGGCGAGCTGAACTTCGTCGACGTCAGTGTCGCGGCCGCGACGGATTCGATCACGCTTCGCGGCACGATTCCCAATCCCGCCGGCCCCGGCGGACAGCGCGAACTGTTCAACGACGCCTTCGTACGGGTCGTCCTGGAAGCGGTCACGCCGCAAGCCGCGCTCACGATACCGCGCGCGGCGGTGATGACTGATCAACAGGGCAGCTTCGTCTACGCAGTCAACGACCAGAAGATCGCCGAAATCCGGCGGGTGACGCTCGGCCAGTCGAGTGCCGGCATGGCGACGATTCTTGGCGGGCTTACTGCTGGCGAGACGGTGGTGGTCGAGGGCATCCAGCGCGTGCGCC
Above is a window of Hyphomicrobiales bacterium DNA encoding:
- a CDS encoding Membrane fusion protein (Multidrug efflux system), which translates into the protein MPARRHLLISCCLLGLVAPALAQAQAPGGAPPAVGVISVVPTEIAETTEFNGRIEAVDRVNIVARVSAFLEQQLFTEGAEVRKGDLLFRLERPPYEADVEAKRAAVAQAEAQLENSNLAFERADQLRRSGSGSQSTFDNAVAAQRTAAAQVRSAKAALTASEISLDYTEIRSPVNGRIGRSSMTVGNVVTPSSGTLATVVSQDPMYVAFPVPTRKLIELQQKHVAEGGAAKALRLRLRLPDGRLYDREGELNFVDVSVAAATDSITLRGTIPNPAGPGGQRELFNDAFVRVVLEAVTPQAALTIPRAAVMTDQQGSFVYAVNDQKIAEIRRVTLGQSSAGMATILGGLTAGETVVVEGIQRVRPGAPVTPEPVSRAATKQG